One genomic region from Stutzerimonas decontaminans encodes:
- a CDS encoding TRAP transporter substrate-binding protein — MKPIITLAGVLLALASACAQAEPIVIKFSHVVADDTPKGKGALMFKRLAEERLPGQVRVEVYPNSTLFGDATELEALRNDEVQLLAPSLAKFEQYTKQLQVFDLPFLFDDIEAVNRFQKRTKGKQLLRSMEDKNITGLAYWHNGMKQLSATRMLRLPSDASGLSFRIQPSAVLEAQFGAVGASTQKIAFADVYDALRTGTVQGAENPWSNIYSKKMHTVQPYIIETDHGVLDYMVVSNTRFWMGMPHKIRFELEAILDEVSFMVNREAEELNSADRERIRQAGTSEIVALTPEERERWREAMRPVWQQFEPVIGADIIKAAETVNRKQRN; from the coding sequence ATGAAGCCGATCATTACGCTTGCCGGGGTCTTGCTGGCGCTCGCTAGCGCCTGTGCCCAGGCAGAGCCCATCGTCATCAAGTTCTCCCACGTAGTGGCCGACGACACACCCAAGGGCAAAGGTGCGTTGATGTTCAAGCGTCTCGCCGAAGAGCGCTTGCCCGGCCAGGTGCGCGTCGAGGTCTATCCCAACTCAACGCTGTTTGGTGATGCCACCGAGCTGGAAGCGCTGCGCAACGACGAGGTCCAGTTGCTCGCGCCGTCACTGGCCAAGTTCGAGCAGTACACCAAGCAGCTGCAGGTATTCGATCTGCCCTTCCTGTTCGACGACATCGAGGCGGTCAACCGCTTTCAGAAGCGCACCAAGGGCAAGCAGCTGCTGCGTTCGATGGAAGACAAGAACATCACCGGCCTGGCCTACTGGCACAACGGCATGAAGCAGCTGTCGGCAACGCGCATGCTACGCCTGCCGAGCGATGCCTCGGGGCTGAGCTTCCGCATTCAACCGTCGGCCGTGCTCGAGGCACAGTTCGGTGCTGTCGGCGCATCGACCCAGAAGATCGCCTTCGCCGATGTCTACGACGCCCTGCGTACCGGTACCGTACAGGGCGCGGAGAATCCCTGGTCGAACATCTACAGCAAGAAGATGCACACCGTGCAGCCCTACATCATCGAGACCGATCACGGTGTGCTCGACTACATGGTGGTGAGCAATACACGCTTCTGGATGGGCATGCCGCACAAGATCCGTTTCGAACTCGAAGCGATCCTCGACGAAGTCAGCTTCATGGTGAATCGCGAGGCTGAAGAGCTGAACAGCGCGGATCGCGAGCGGATTCGCCAGGCCGGCACTTCGGAAATCGTCGCCCTGACACCGGAAGAGCGCGAGCGCTGGCGTGAAGCGATGCGTCCGGTGTGGCAGCAATTCGAACCGGTGATCGGTGCGGACATCATCAAGGCTGCTGAAACGGTCAATCGCAAGCAGCGCAACTGA
- a CDS encoding efflux transporter outer membrane subunit has protein sequence MKFFALSLLTLALSACAVGPDYRAPQPEPARISHAASGDYDRSRFEAAWWQQFEDPTLDALVGEALAENRELRIAYARLRAARAIRDDVSNDRLPTVTAGASADIGKAQQPGVTEQRVNAERYDLGLDMAWELDLFGRIQRRLESSEAQADAVEAELYQLQVSLIAELVDAYGQLRGAQLRERIARDNLATQRDSHELTEQLREAGVGSELDVLRADARLAATEASLPQLQALQARARNRIATLLGQRADQLSVDLSPRDLPAIAKALPIGDPGELLRRRPDIRAAERQLAAATADVGVATADLFPRVSLSGFLGFVAGRGSQIGSSAARAWGVAPSISWAAFDLGSVRARLRGAEADADAALASYEQQVLLALEESENAFSDYANAQQRLLSLLRQSTASRAAAKQAEIRYREGTADFLVLLDAERERLTAEDAQAQAEVELYRGVVALYKALGGGWEVTGQSLRASTAAMAPVEGHQAKL, from the coding sequence ATGAAGTTCTTCGCCCTTTCCCTTCTCACTCTGGCACTGAGCGCCTGCGCGGTCGGCCCGGATTACCGGGCACCGCAACCGGAACCGGCGCGCATCAGCCATGCAGCGAGTGGCGATTACGACCGCTCGCGCTTCGAGGCAGCCTGGTGGCAACAGTTCGAAGACCCGACGCTGGATGCCCTGGTCGGCGAAGCGCTGGCCGAGAACCGCGAACTGCGCATCGCCTATGCCCGCCTGCGTGCCGCACGGGCGATCCGTGATGACGTCAGCAATGATCGTCTGCCCACTGTCACTGCCGGTGCCAGTGCCGATATCGGCAAGGCTCAGCAACCGGGCGTGACCGAGCAGCGCGTGAATGCCGAACGCTATGACCTTGGCCTGGACATGGCCTGGGAGCTGGACTTGTTCGGCCGCATCCAGCGCCGCCTGGAATCCAGCGAGGCGCAGGCCGATGCCGTCGAAGCCGAGCTCTATCAGCTGCAGGTCAGCCTGATTGCCGAACTGGTGGATGCCTACGGGCAGCTGCGCGGTGCCCAGTTGCGCGAGCGCATCGCCCGCGACAACCTGGCGACTCAGCGCGACTCCCACGAGCTGACAGAGCAGCTTCGCGAAGCGGGTGTAGGCAGCGAACTGGATGTGCTGCGCGCCGACGCGAGGCTGGCGGCGACCGAAGCCAGCCTGCCGCAGTTACAGGCACTGCAGGCGCGCGCCCGTAACCGCATCGCCACCCTGCTCGGCCAGCGCGCCGATCAGCTCAGCGTCGACCTTTCGCCACGCGACCTGCCGGCAATCGCCAAGGCGCTACCGATTGGCGATCCCGGCGAGCTGTTGCGTCGGCGGCCGGATATCCGTGCCGCGGAACGCCAGCTTGCCGCGGCCACGGCTGATGTCGGCGTGGCGACGGCCGATCTGTTTCCGCGCGTGAGCCTGTCGGGCTTTCTCGGCTTCGTCGCCGGCCGCGGTTCTCAGATCGGTTCCAGCGCGGCGCGGGCCTGGGGCGTGGCGCCGAGCATCAGCTGGGCGGCGTTCGACCTCGGCAGTGTGCGGGCCCGCCTGCGCGGTGCCGAAGCCGATGCCGATGCAGCGCTGGCCAGTTATGAACAGCAGGTCCTGCTGGCCTTGGAGGAGTCGGAGAACGCCTTTAGCGACTACGCCAACGCTCAGCAGCGCCTGCTCTCATTGCTGCGCCAGTCCACCGCCAGCCGTGCCGCCGCAAAGCAGGCGGAGATCCGCTATCGCGAAGGCACAGCTGACTTTCTCGTGTTGTTGGATGCCGAACGCGAGCGCCTGACGGCCGAAGACGCCCAGGCGCAGGCCGAGGTCGAGCTCTATCGCGGGGTAGTCGCGCTGTACAAGGCACTGGGTGGTGGATGGGAGGTGACCGGTCAGTCACTTCGAGCCAGCACCGCGGCGATGGCCCCAGTGGAGGGACACCAGGCAAAACTGTGA
- a CDS encoding efflux RND transporter permease subunit has product MNFSQFFIKRPIFAAVLSLVILIGGAISLFQLPISEYPEVVPPTVVVRANFPGANPKVIGETVASPLEQAITGVEGMLYMSSQATADGKLTLTITFGLGTDLDNAQVQVQNRVTRTMPTLPTEVQRLGVTVDKASPDLTMVVHLTSPDQRYDMLYLSNYAALNVKDELARLDGIGDVQLFGMGDYSLRVWLDPEKVASRNLTASDVVNAIREQNRQVAAGSLGAPPAPGATDFQLSINTQGRLVTEEEFENIIIRAGEDGSITRLRDIARVELGSSQYALRSLLNNQPAVAIPVFQRPGSNAIEISDSVRARMAELKRDFPEGVDYEIVYDPTIFVRGSIEAVVHTLLEAIVLVVLVVILFLQTWRASIIPLAAVPVSLIGTFAVMHLLGFSLNALSLFGLVLAIGIVVDDAIVVVENVERNIGLGKSPEEATRQAMKEVTGPIIATALVLCAVFIPTAFISGLTGQFYQQFALTIAISTVISAFNSLTLSPALAAALLRSHDAPKDGFSRLLDRIFGGWLFAPFNRMFDRASHGYVGLVRRILRGSGIALVVYVGLVGLGYMGFASTPTGFVPPQDKQYLVAFAQLPDAATLDRTEDVIKRMSEIAGKHPGVENTVAFPGLSINGFTNSPNSGIVFTPLKPFDERKDPSLSANAIAADLNGQFAQIQDAFIAIFPPPPVQGLGTIGGFRVQVQDRGNLGYEELYSQVQNVIAKSADYPELAGLFTSYQVNVPQVDADIDREKAKTHGVPIDEIFDTMQVYLGSLYANDFNRFGRTYQVNVQADQKFRLAPEQIGQLKVRNNRGEMVPLSTFVNVTDSAGPDRVMHYNGFLTAEINGAAAPGYSSGQAEAAMERLLKAELPNGMSYEWTELTYQQILAGNTAIFVFPLCVLLAFLVLAAQYESWSLPLAVILIVPMTLLSAITGVILAGSDNNVFTQIGLIVLVGLACKNAILIVEFAKDKQEEGMDRLAAILEACRLRLRPILMTSFAFIMGVVPLVLSSGAGAEMRHAMGVAVFSGMLGVTFFGLLLTPVFYLVIRAFVEKREARKAVYKEARA; this is encoded by the coding sequence ATGAATTTCTCGCAATTCTTCATCAAGCGGCCGATCTTCGCCGCCGTGCTGTCGCTGGTGATCCTCATCGGCGGGGCCATCTCGCTGTTCCAGCTGCCGATCAGCGAATACCCCGAAGTCGTCCCGCCCACCGTGGTGGTACGCGCCAACTTCCCCGGCGCCAACCCCAAGGTGATCGGCGAAACCGTCGCCTCGCCGCTGGAACAGGCCATCACTGGCGTCGAGGGCATGCTCTACATGTCCTCCCAGGCGACCGCCGACGGCAAGCTGACCCTGACCATCACCTTCGGCCTGGGCACTGATCTGGACAACGCCCAGGTGCAGGTGCAGAACCGCGTCACGCGCACCATGCCGACCTTGCCCACCGAGGTGCAGCGCCTCGGCGTGACCGTGGACAAGGCCTCGCCGGACCTGACCATGGTGGTGCACCTGACCTCGCCGGATCAGCGCTACGACATGCTCTACCTGTCCAACTACGCCGCACTCAACGTCAAGGACGAGCTGGCGCGGCTGGATGGCATCGGCGATGTGCAGCTGTTCGGCATGGGCGATTACTCCCTGCGCGTCTGGCTCGACCCGGAAAAGGTCGCCTCGCGCAACCTCACCGCATCGGACGTGGTCAACGCGATTCGCGAGCAGAACCGCCAGGTCGCTGCAGGTTCTCTGGGCGCACCGCCGGCACCGGGCGCGACGGACTTCCAACTGTCGATCAACACCCAGGGCCGCCTAGTCACCGAGGAGGAATTCGAGAACATCATCATCCGCGCCGGCGAAGACGGCTCGATCACCCGCCTGCGGGACATCGCCCGCGTCGAGCTGGGCTCCAGCCAGTACGCGCTGCGTTCGCTGCTGAACAACCAGCCGGCCGTCGCCATTCCGGTATTCCAGCGCCCGGGTTCCAACGCCATCGAGATCTCCGACTCGGTGCGCGCACGCATGGCCGAGCTCAAACGCGACTTCCCGGAAGGTGTGGATTACGAGATCGTCTACGACCCGACCATCTTCGTGCGCGGCTCCATCGAAGCGGTGGTGCATACCCTGCTCGAGGCCATCGTGCTGGTGGTGCTGGTGGTGATCCTGTTCCTGCAGACCTGGCGCGCCTCGATCATTCCACTGGCCGCCGTGCCGGTGTCGCTGATCGGCACCTTCGCGGTCATGCACCTGCTCGGCTTCTCGCTCAACGCGCTGTCGCTGTTCGGCCTGGTGCTGGCCATCGGCATCGTGGTGGACGACGCCATCGTCGTGGTGGAAAACGTCGAGCGCAACATCGGCCTCGGCAAGTCGCCGGAGGAAGCGACCCGTCAGGCCATGAAGGAAGTGACCGGGCCGATCATCGCCACGGCGCTGGTGCTCTGCGCGGTGTTCATCCCGACCGCATTCATTTCCGGCCTCACCGGGCAGTTCTACCAGCAGTTCGCGCTGACCATCGCCATCTCCACCGTGATCTCGGCGTTCAACTCGCTGACCCTTTCGCCGGCACTGGCCGCAGCGCTCCTCAGGTCGCACGACGCGCCAAAAGATGGCTTCTCGCGTCTGCTCGATCGGATTTTTGGCGGCTGGCTGTTCGCGCCGTTCAACCGCATGTTCGACCGCGCCAGCCACGGTTACGTCGGCCTGGTGCGGCGCATACTGCGCGGCAGCGGCATTGCCCTGGTGGTCTATGTCGGACTGGTCGGCCTCGGTTACATGGGCTTCGCCAGCACGCCGACCGGTTTCGTGCCTCCGCAGGACAAGCAGTATCTGGTCGCCTTCGCCCAGCTGCCGGACGCCGCCACCCTGGACCGCACCGAGGACGTGATCAAGCGCATGTCGGAAATTGCCGGCAAGCACCCGGGCGTGGAGAACACCGTGGCCTTCCCGGGCCTGTCGATCAACGGCTTCACCAACAGCCCGAACAGCGGCATCGTCTTCACTCCGCTCAAGCCCTTCGATGAGCGCAAGGATCCGTCACTCTCGGCCAATGCCATCGCGGCGGACCTGAACGGCCAGTTCGCGCAGATTCAGGATGCCTTCATCGCCATCTTCCCGCCGCCGCCCGTACAGGGCCTGGGTACCATAGGCGGCTTCCGCGTGCAGGTGCAGGACCGCGGCAACCTCGGCTACGAGGAGCTGTACAGCCAGGTACAGAACGTCATCGCCAAGAGCGCCGACTATCCGGAGCTGGCCGGCCTGTTCACCAGCTATCAGGTGAACGTGCCGCAGGTGGATGCCGACATCGACCGGGAAAAAGCCAAGACCCACGGTGTGCCGATCGACGAGATCTTCGACACCATGCAGGTCTACCTCGGCTCGCTGTACGCCAACGACTTCAATCGCTTCGGCCGTACCTATCAGGTCAACGTTCAGGCGGACCAGAAGTTCCGCCTGGCCCCGGAGCAGATCGGTCAGCTGAAGGTGCGCAACAACCGCGGCGAGATGGTGCCGCTGTCGACCTTCGTCAACGTTACGGACAGCGCCGGGCCGGATCGGGTGATGCACTACAACGGCTTCCTCACCGCCGAGATCAACGGCGCGGCCGCGCCGGGCTACAGCTCCGGTCAGGCCGAGGCGGCCATGGAGCGCCTGCTCAAGGCCGAACTGCCGAATGGCATGAGCTACGAGTGGACCGAGCTGACCTACCAGCAGATCCTTGCCGGCAACACCGCAATCTTCGTCTTCCCGCTCTGCGTGCTGTTGGCCTTCCTGGTGCTGGCGGCGCAATACGAAAGCTGGAGCCTGCCGCTGGCGGTGATCCTGATCGTACCGATGACGCTGCTCTCTGCCATCACCGGGGTGATCCTGGCCGGTAGCGACAACAACGTGTTCACCCAGATCGGCCTGATCGTGCTGGTGGGCCTGGCGTGCAAGAACGCGATCCTCATCGTCGAGTTCGCCAAGGACAAGCAGGAAGAAGGCATGGACCGGCTCGCCGCCATCCTCGAAGCCTGCCGCCTGCGTCTGCGGCCGATCCTGATGACCAGCTTCGCCTTCATCATGGGTGTGGTGCCGCTGGTGCTTTCCAGCGGGGCCGGTGCCGAGATGCGTCATGCTATGGGCGTGGCGGTGTTCAGCGGCATGCTCGGGGTGACCTTCTTCGGTCTGTTGCTGACCCCGGTGTTCTATCTGGTGATTCGCGCCTTCGTCGAGAAACGCGAAGCCCGCAAAGCGGTTTACAAGGAGGCCCGCGCATGA
- a CDS encoding efflux RND transporter permease subunit, which yields MNLSAPFIARPVATMLLSLAILLLGGVSFGLLPVSPLPNMDFPVITVQASLPGASPEIMASSVATPLERSLGSIAGVSQMTSRSSQGSTRIIIQFDLERDINGAARDVQAAINAARNLLPSGMRSMPTYRKINPSQAPIMVLSLTSEVLDKAELYDIGSTILAQKLSQVSGVGEIQVGGSSLPAVRVELQPQQLEQYGISLDEVRQTIANGNVRRPKGMVEDADRHWQVRANDQLHQAADYTPLIIRYQDGAALRLGDVARVRDSVEDRYNSGFFNNEQAVLLIVNRQAGANIIETTEGIRRELPALQAIMPGSVDLNVAMDRSPVIRATLHEAERTLLIAVGLVIVLVYLFLGRLRTALIPALAVPVSLVGTFAVMYMFGFSLNVLSLMALILAAGLVVDDAIVVLENIARHIDDGMPPLKAAYVGTREVGFTLLSMNLSLVVVFVSILYMGGIVERLFREFSITLAAAILVSLLVSLTLTPMLCARWLKPHEPEKEGRLQRWSHDAHQWLLRYYDRSLSWALRHRRITLLSLLATIALNVVLYVQVPKTFLPQQDTGQITGFIRGDDGMSFQVMQPKMEIFRKAVLADPAVESVAGFIGGQGGINNAFMIVRLKPLNERGISAQKVIERIRKNQPKVPGGRMFLMADQDLQFGGGRQSSSAYAYTLLASDLNDLRTWVPQVTRALSALPELTSIDANDGEGAQQISLKIDRDAAKRLGIDMSTVTTLLNNAFSQRQISTIYESLNQYRVVMEIDPSYAQYPEVLEQIHVVTSDGRRVPLAAFARYERSLEEDRVSHDGQFAAENIDFDLAPGVSLDQATLAIERAVAAIGMPSEVQGRLGGTGSAFQTTQEGQPLMILGALLLVYIVLGILYESYIHPLTILSTLPSAGVGALLAIILTGDQFSLISLLGLFLLIGVVKKNAILMIDLALQFERNDKLSPADSIHRACLLRFRPILMTTMAAILGALPLLLGGAEGAEMRQPLGLTIIGGLLLSQILTLYTTPVVYLYLDRLRHRFNSWRGVRTDAALENSL from the coding sequence ATGAACCTTTCAGCCCCCTTCATCGCCCGCCCAGTGGCAACCATGTTGCTCAGCCTGGCCATCCTCTTGCTCGGTGGTGTCAGCTTCGGCCTGCTGCCGGTATCGCCGCTGCCGAACATGGATTTCCCGGTGATCACCGTGCAGGCCAGCCTCCCGGGTGCGAGCCCGGAAATCATGGCGTCCAGCGTGGCGACACCGCTGGAGCGTTCCCTGGGCAGTATCGCCGGCGTCAGCCAGATGACCAGTCGCAGCAGTCAGGGCTCGACGCGGATCATCATCCAGTTCGACCTCGAGCGCGACATCAATGGCGCTGCCCGCGATGTGCAGGCCGCCATCAATGCCGCGCGCAACCTGCTGCCCAGCGGCATGCGCAGCATGCCGACCTACCGCAAGATCAACCCCTCGCAGGCGCCGATCATGGTGCTCTCGCTGACCTCCGAGGTGCTGGACAAGGCCGAGCTATATGACATCGGCTCGACCATCCTGGCGCAGAAGTTGTCGCAGGTATCCGGCGTTGGCGAAATCCAAGTCGGCGGTAGTTCGCTGCCGGCGGTGCGTGTCGAACTGCAGCCTCAGCAACTCGAGCAGTACGGTATATCGCTGGACGAAGTGCGCCAGACCATCGCCAATGGCAATGTGCGGCGGCCCAAGGGCATGGTCGAGGATGCCGACCGCCACTGGCAGGTTCGCGCCAACGACCAGCTGCACCAGGCGGCCGACTACACGCCGCTGATAATCCGCTACCAGGACGGCGCCGCGTTGCGTCTCGGTGACGTTGCGCGGGTGCGGGATTCGGTGGAAGACCGCTACAACAGCGGTTTCTTCAACAACGAACAGGCCGTGCTGCTGATCGTCAACCGCCAGGCCGGCGCCAATATCATCGAGACCACCGAAGGCATCCGCCGCGAGCTGCCGGCGTTGCAGGCAATCATGCCGGGCAGCGTCGATCTGAACGTCGCCATGGACCGTTCGCCGGTGATCCGCGCCACGCTGCACGAGGCCGAACGCACGCTGCTGATCGCGGTGGGCCTGGTCATCGTGCTGGTATACCTGTTTCTCGGGCGCCTGCGCACCGCGCTGATTCCCGCGCTGGCGGTGCCGGTGTCGCTGGTCGGCACCTTTGCGGTGATGTACATGTTCGGCTTCTCGCTCAACGTGCTGTCGCTGATGGCGCTGATCCTCGCGGCCGGGCTGGTGGTGGACGACGCCATCGTGGTGCTGGAGAACATCGCCCGGCATATCGACGATGGCATGCCCCCGCTGAAGGCGGCCTACGTCGGCACCCGCGAGGTCGGTTTCACGCTGCTGTCGATGAACCTGTCGCTGGTGGTGGTGTTCGTCTCGATCCTCTACATGGGGGGCATCGTCGAGCGGCTGTTCCGCGAGTTCTCGATCACGTTGGCGGCGGCGATTCTGGTATCGCTGCTGGTCTCGCTGACACTGACGCCAATGCTTTGCGCGCGCTGGCTCAAACCGCATGAGCCGGAGAAAGAAGGGCGCCTGCAGCGCTGGAGCCACGATGCCCATCAGTGGTTGCTGCGTTACTACGATCGCTCGCTGAGCTGGGCGCTGCGTCATCGGCGCATCACCTTGCTCAGTCTGCTGGCGACCATTGCGTTGAACGTGGTGCTCTACGTGCAGGTGCCCAAGACATTTCTGCCGCAGCAGGACACTGGGCAGATCACCGGCTTCATCCGCGGCGACGATGGCATGTCGTTTCAGGTCATGCAGCCGAAGATGGAGATCTTCCGCAAGGCAGTGCTCGCCGATCCGGCGGTGGAGAGCGTGGCCGGCTTTATCGGCGGCCAGGGCGGCATCAACAATGCGTTCATGATCGTGCGGCTGAAACCGTTGAATGAGCGCGGTATTTCGGCGCAAAAGGTGATCGAGCGCATCCGCAAGAATCAGCCGAAGGTGCCCGGTGGACGGATGTTCCTCATGGCCGACCAGGACCTGCAATTCGGCGGTGGCCGGCAGAGTAGCTCGGCCTATGCCTATACGCTGTTGGCGAGCGACCTCAACGACCTGCGCACCTGGGTGCCACAGGTCACTCGAGCGCTGTCGGCGCTGCCGGAGCTCACCAGCATCGACGCCAATGACGGCGAAGGTGCGCAGCAGATCAGCCTGAAGATCGACCGTGACGCGGCCAAGCGTCTGGGTATCGACATGAGCACGGTGACCACGCTGCTCAACAACGCCTTCAGCCAGCGGCAGATTTCCACGATCTACGAGTCGCTGAACCAGTATCGGGTGGTCATGGAGATCGACCCGAGCTACGCGCAGTATCCGGAGGTGCTGGAGCAGATTCACGTGGTGACCAGTGACGGCCGCCGAGTGCCGCTGGCGGCCTTTGCCCGCTACGAGCGCAGCCTGGAAGAAGACCGCGTGAGCCACGATGGCCAGTTCGCAGCGGAAAACATCGACTTCGACCTCGCCCCCGGCGTCAGCCTTGACCAGGCGACCCTGGCCATCGAGCGCGCCGTGGCGGCCATCGGCATGCCCAGTGAGGTCCAGGGTCGTCTTGGCGGCACCGGCAGCGCATTCCAGACCACCCAGGAAGGGCAACCGCTGATGATTCTCGGCGCCTTGCTGCTGGTCTATATCGTGCTTGGCATCCTCTATGAGAGCTACATCCACCCGCTGACGATCCTTTCGACGCTGCCGTCGGCGGGCGTGGGCGCCTTGCTGGCGATCATCCTAACCGGCGATCAGTTCAGCCTGATCTCACTGCTCGGATTGTTCCTGCTGATCGGCGTGGTGAAGAAGAACGCGATCCTGATGATCGACCTGGCCTTGCAGTTCGAGCGCAACGACAAGCTGTCGCCCGCCGACTCGATCCATCGCGCCTGCCTGCTGCGCTTCCGGCCGATCCTGATGACCACCATGGCGGCGATTCTCGGCGCGCTGCCTTTGCTGCTCGGTGGCGCCGAGGGCGCCGAGATGCGCCAGCCGCTGGGCCTGACCATCATCGGCGGGCTGCTGCTGAGCCAGATCCTCACGCTCTACACCACGCCGGTGGTCTATCTGTACCTGGACCGTCTGCGCCATCGTTTCAACAGCTGGCGCGGTGTACGCACCGATGCCGCCCTGGAAAACTCGCTATGA
- a CDS encoding efflux transporter outer membrane subunit — MNPSSLNPSSLKHALRPLAVAVLALSMGACTLGPDYQRPDLPVAGEFKQAEGWKPAAPADALQRGEWWRLYGDAELDALVARLNVSNQNLAAAEAQFRQARALVRGARSQLFPILSGSAGVSRSAQGSSGTNSTGSTFNGGVGKSYEAGLSASWEADIWGRLRRNLEANRASMQASAADLAAVRLSLQAELVQTYLQLRVIDEHQRLLDQTVEAYARSLRLTENQYRAGIVPKSDVSQAQTQLKSTQAQAIDLRWQRAQMEHAIAVLVGVAPSELGIAVREDIPPLPAIPLAVPSQLLERRPDIASGERQVMAANANIGVAEAAWYPDLTLSASGGYRNSSFSDLFSVPNRFWSLGPQLALTLLDFGSRRAELERAEASYDQTVANYRQTVLDSFREVEDYLVQLRVLEEEAVVQREALEAAQESLRLIENQYRAGTVDFLSVATVQTTALNNQRTNLTLLGDRLTASVLLIAALGGGWDSAQLEQQPTLSTTPSMP, encoded by the coding sequence ATGAACCCGTCGTCGTTGAACCCCTCATCGCTGAAGCATGCCCTGCGCCCCCTCGCTGTTGCTGTGCTCGCTCTGTCAATGGGAGCCTGCACGCTGGGGCCCGACTACCAACGGCCGGACCTGCCGGTGGCCGGCGAATTCAAGCAGGCCGAAGGCTGGAAACCCGCTGCGCCGGCCGACGCGCTGCAACGTGGCGAGTGGTGGCGGCTATACGGCGATGCCGAACTGGATGCCTTGGTAGCGCGGCTGAACGTCTCCAACCAGAACCTTGCTGCTGCCGAGGCGCAGTTCCGCCAGGCACGGGCGCTGGTGCGCGGCGCGCGCTCGCAGCTGTTTCCGATCCTGTCCGGCAGCGCTGGCGTCAGTCGTTCGGCCCAAGGCAGCAGTGGCACCAACAGCACCGGTAGTACTTTCAATGGTGGGGTGGGTAAAAGCTACGAGGCGGGCCTGAGCGCATCCTGGGAGGCCGATATCTGGGGTCGGCTGCGCCGCAACCTGGAAGCCAACCGAGCCAGCATGCAGGCCAGCGCCGCCGACCTCGCTGCGGTCAGGCTCAGCCTGCAGGCAGAACTGGTGCAGACCTATCTGCAGCTGCGTGTGATCGACGAACACCAGCGGCTGCTCGATCAGACGGTCGAAGCCTATGCACGCTCGCTGCGTCTGACCGAGAACCAGTATCGCGCAGGCATCGTGCCCAAGTCCGACGTCAGCCAGGCGCAGACGCAACTCAAGAGCACCCAAGCCCAGGCCATCGATCTCAGATGGCAGCGCGCGCAGATGGAGCATGCGATCGCCGTGCTCGTAGGCGTGGCGCCGTCGGAATTGGGCATTGCCGTGCGTGAGGACATTCCGCCGTTGCCGGCGATACCGCTCGCCGTGCCGTCGCAATTGCTCGAGCGCCGTCCGGATATCGCCTCCGGCGAGCGCCAGGTGATGGCGGCCAATGCCAACATCGGCGTCGCCGAAGCGGCCTGGTACCCGGACCTGACGCTGTCGGCCAGCGGTGGCTACCGCAACAGCAGCTTCAGCGACCTGTTCAGCGTACCCAACCGCTTCTGGTCGCTCGGCCCGCAACTCGCGCTGACACTGCTGGACTTCGGCAGCCGGCGCGCCGAACTCGAGCGTGCCGAAGCCAGCTACGACCAGACCGTGGCGAACTATCGGCAGACGGTGCTCGACAGCTTCCGTGAGGTCGAGGATTACCTGGTGCAGCTGCGCGTGCTGGAAGAGGAGGCAGTGGTTCAGCGTGAGGCTCTGGAGGCCGCGCAGGAATCGCTGCGTCTGATCGAGAACCAGTATCGGGCTGGTACCGTGGACTTCCTCAGCGTGGCGACGGTGCAGACTACGGCACTGAACAATCAGCGGACCAACCTGACATTGCTCGGCGACCGGTTGACCGCCAGTGTGCTGCTGATCGCTGCACTGGGCGGCGGCTGGGACAGCGCGCAGCTGGAGCAACAGCCAACGCTGTCGACGACACCCTCCATGCCCTAA